The Thioalkalivibrio thiocyanodenitrificans ARhD 1 nucleotide sequence AGATAGGGAATCATCTCCGGGTGCCGTTCGGTGATGGCCTGCACCTCGTCGCCCCTGCCGAAGAAGACCACCCGGTAGCGGTCGGTCTCATAGCCGCTTGCTGTGAGGCCGACGTCCACGCGTTGTACCCGCGACACCGTATAGCCATGGTCGCTGATGGCCTTCTGCACGGCCAGCATGGTCTCCGGGAAGGACTGTGTCGACCGCACCATGATCAGTTCCGACGCGGCAAGCTGAGTACCGGCCAGCCATGCGGCAAGCAGCATGAACCAGGTGAGCGCGCGTCTCATAGGGTGGCCTCCTCCAGGATGTCGCGGTAGAACGCGTACATCTCGTCACAGAGCTGATTGAGATAACTGTTGTTGAACAGCGGGCTCAGGTACTTGGGGTTGATGGACATCACCTGCACCACGCCGTCGCGCTCCACCACCGTCACCCGGCAGGGCATGAACAGGCCCACCCGCGGGTCAATGGCAAGCGCCTCGTTGATCTGCTGGAAATTGCAGAAGTAGACCATCTGCTGCTGCCGATTCTCCCGGCCCGGTTCCACCATGCCCTCGTCCAGGTACTGTTCGCGGATAATGCGGAAGTTCATGCCCACCGCTGCACGCTTCACGTTCTCCAGCGTGGTCGCGAAGTCGTGATTGGATTCGTACATAAGCACCGGACTGTCCGCCTCCAGCCGGATCGCGGTGACGGGCGGCGGCCGGTCCTCGAAGCTGCGCACGAAGCTGACGATGTCGTCGATGTCTCCTTCCTCCAGTCCCAGGTCCGTCACGGAGGGCATGGGGGTGCCCTCGCGGCCCTGCATCAGGGTGCGCTTGATCATGGCGTCGGTGGCGGCCTTGAGGAAGCCGGGATTGTTCAGGGCCGGGGCCAGGATGGGCAGGTCGCGCGGGCGTGAGAAAGTCACCCCCGTGCCGGGGCTGCCTTCGCCCCGGGCACCGTGGCAGCTTGCGCAGTGTGTGCCGAACAGTGCCTCGCCCCGTCGCGGGTCGCCGATGACCGGGGCCGTGGACAGTTCGGGGGCCGGGGGGCCGAAATCGCGGATGTAGTCGACGATGGCCTGCACTTCGGTATCGCTCAGGCGGTCGAATGCCGGCATGACCCGGCCCGGCCGGCCGTGGCGGATGGTCGCGAACAGATAGCTGTCGGGGACGTTGGCCAGGAAGTCCTCCAGGGCCAGGGGTACCCCGACGCCGCCCCGCCCGTCCGAGCCGTGGCAGGCCGCACAGTTCCGGGTATAGAGCTGCTCACCCTCGGGCACGGCCTGGCCCCAGAGCGGTGAAGCGGCCAGCAGTGATGGCAGCAGCCATGCCACGAACCATCCGAGTGTTCTCCGTCTCATGGGCTGCAGATCTCCTGTCGTCATGGATGCCCCTGGGCATGACACGCCCGCCGACCGTTCATCGTGCACCGGATCCGCCGGTGACGGAAGCTTGGGTGGGGCCAGCGCCAGGGCGGGTGGCCGTGGGGGCTGAACGAATCTTCACGAAGATCGGCGCCGGCCGCATTGATGTATATCAATCGCGACTAATATTCGAAATTCATGATTTATCTGGGTGGCGCGTGTCACCGGGGATTTCACCCCCCGAAGTGGCACCCCGCCGCCGTGCCTGCGGTGTTGGTCCGGTGAACTAGACTCTTGGCCAGAGGGGAAACAAGGAACACCGCGGACCGGCAGCCCCGGGATCCCGGGGCTGCCGGTCCGCCCGGCTGCCTTGTCGTACCGGGCTTCTCCGGCGCCGGCACCACGGCGCCCCGGCCTGGTCGGAATCCAAACTCAAGGGCCAGGGATGAGCGAACTGATCCGCCTGCTGGGTCCGCCGCACATCGAGCGGGACGGGACCCGCCTGCCGGGGCCTCGGGGTGCCAAGGCCTGGGCGCTGTTCGCCTATCTGGTGCTGCGCCGCGAAGCCCCCGGTCGCCGCCATCTCGCCGAACTGTTCTTCACCGAAGCCGAGGACCCGCTCGCCGCCCTGCGCTGGAACCTGTCGGAGCTGCGCCGCGCCTTCGCCCGGCCCGATGCCTTCCGGGGTGACCCGGTGGAACTGCGCCTCGGTGGCGGGGTCGAGGTGGATGTGCTGCGCCTGCTCTCCGCGACCCCCGAGGACCTTGCCGCCATGGTCATCACCGGGGGAGAACTGCTGGAGGCGATCTCCCTGGACTCGAACCCGGCCTTCGAGCCCTGGCTGCTGGCGGAACGCCGGCGTCTGGCCACGGTGGTGGAAGCGGCGTTGCGCGAACAGGTCCTGCTCCGCCTCGCCGCCGACGACGGGATCGAGGCCTCGCGTACGGCTGCCCGTCTCGTCGCGGCCAACCCGTTCGAGGAGGGGCACCACGAACTGCTGGTCCGCAGTTTTCTGGCCGCCGGCGATCGTGATGCCGCCGCCGGGCATGTGCAGGCCTGCACCGATCTGTTCCGCCGCGAACTCGGCGTCGAGCCTTCACGACGTCTCCGGGATCTCCTTGGCGCGGGGGCCGTCGGCGCAGCGCTGCCGGTCGGCGGCTCTGCCACCGCGCGGGCGCAGATGGAAGCGGGCGAGGCGGCACTGGCCGCCGGCGCCACCCAGGCCGGGATCGACCTCCTGCGGGGCGCGGCCCGCCAGGCCGCTGCGGTGGGCGACGATGCGCTCTCGGTCAGGGTCGGGCTGGCCCTGGGGGGTGCGCTGGTGCACACCATGCGGGGCCACGAGGAGGCCGCCACGGTGCTGCACAAGGCGGCCGACGCCGCCTGTCGCCTGGGCGATCGCGTCATGGCGGCCACCGCGTATCGCGAGATCGCCTTTATCGACGTGCAGGCATGCAGGCGACAACGCGCCCGTGTCTGGCTGGACCGCGCGGAAGCGGCCGCCGAGGGCTGGCATGATGAACTCGCCTCCATCCACGGCGTGCGCGGCATGGAACTTTCGGATGCCGCCGACTATCCGGAGGCCATCACGAGGCTGGAGCAATCCCTGGACCATGCCCGCAGAATCCAGGGGCAGCGCCAGGCAGCTCTGTCCGATTCACTGCTGGGGCGCGTCTACCTGCTCACCGGGCGCTATGCCGAGGCCCGTGCCCATCTGGAGCGGGCGGCGCAGGCCGCCGAGCGCGTGCGCTGGCTCGCATTCCGGCCCTGGCCGGAGGCCCTCCTGGCGGAAGTGGACATCGAAGAGGCGCGTCTGGATGCGGCGCGCGACAGGCTCGAACACGCCTTCGCCATGGCCTGCCAGCTGGGCGACCCGTGCTGGGAGGGTGTCGCGGCCCGTGGACTGGGGGTGCTGGAGGCGCGCAGGGGGGATCATGACCTGGCGCTGACCTGGCTGGTCGACGCCCGGCATCGCTGCCTGCGTCCCGCTTCTCCCTACCAGTGGGTGCATGGCTGGATCCTGGACGGCCTCGCCGACGTTGCCCGTGTGGGAAATGCGCTTCAGGCAGCCGACTGGGCCCGTGCGCTGGAGTCCCTGGCGACCCGTGGTGCCATGCGGGAATTCGCGGTCCGTGCCTGCCTCCACCGCCATGGCCTGGGCGACAGCCAGGCCATGCGCGCGGCCCGTGTGCTGGCGGCCGACATCGACAACCCGCAATTGCGGCAAAGGATTCACTGAGGTCCGGGCGCCATCACACGCCCGTTCACACGCCGGGAGGCCAGGATGGTTGCGTGCGGGGCGGCGCGCCCCGCGGCACATCCAACGCACGAGTCGGGGATCTGTGCCCCGGCTCCCCGCCCGGAGGAGATCATCATGTCACTCTATGAGGAAATCGGTGGAGAACAATCCATTCAGACCGCGCTGGACCGTTTCTACGACAAGGTCATGGACGACCGGCGCGTGAGCCGCTTCTTTGACGGGCTCGATGTCCAGCGTATCAAGCACAAGCAGAAGGCGTTCCTGTCCATGGCCTTCGGCGGTCCGGCCGATTACGACGGCCGCGACCTGCGCGCGGCGCACGAGAGGGCCGTCTCCCAGGGCCTCAGGGAGGCGGAGTACGAGGTGTTCATGGGGCACTTCCGTGACACCCTCGAAGAGCTTGGCGTGCCCGACCCGAAGATCCGGCAGATCCTGGACATCGCCGCCACAGGCCGCGACGACGTCCTGAATCGTTGACCCACCAGAACGGAGGATGGCAACCATGCCCAGATACGTGATTGAACGAAAGCTCGGCGATGTCAGCGAAGCGCAACTGCAGGAAGCGGCGGCCTACTCAAAGCAGGTGCGCGAAACGCAGTTTCCCGATGTGGGGTGGGATCGGTCCTATGTCGTGAAGACCGATGCAGGGCTTCATACCTTCTGCATCTACGAGGCGGACAATCCGGAGCGGGTCGTGGAGCATGCCCGCGCCGCCCGGCTGCCCGCGGATGCCATCCACGAGGTGGTGATGGTCGTGGATCCCGCGGCCCTCTGACACCCGTCCCGACACCGTGGTGTGAACGGACCCGGCGGTCTCAACCGTCCAGCTCGGGATAGCGCCGGAAGATGCCGTCCTCGTTGAAGGCGATGCGCCGGCCGGACTGGAGATAGGCGGCAACCGCCGGGTGCCGCGCGACGCGCTCGTGCAGGGCCGTGAGCCCGGGGAGCGACGGATCCAGGCGCGTCATCATGGCGGGGAAGGCGTAGCGCAGGCCGGCCATGATCTGGAACATGGACAGGTCCACGTAGGTCAGCGAGCGCCCCGCCATGTAACCGCGGCCCGAGGTGTTGCGTGCCAGCACCCGCTCGAAGTATCCGAGCAGTTCCGGACCCCGCTCCATGGTGAAGTACAGGGCCCGCCGCTTCGCCTCGGGCATCTGGTCCTCATAGTAGAGCGCGGCGCCCGCAGGGTGGTGGGTTTCGTGCACGTCCACCAGCAGGTCCTCCACCGTCAGCTGAAGCTGATGCAACCACAGCCGCGTGGCCCCGGATTCGGGCGCCAGCCCGAGGCGGGGTCCCAGGAAGTGAAGGATATTGGCCGTCTGCGCAATGAT carries:
- a CDS encoding DUF302 domain-containing protein, whose amino-acid sequence is MRRALTWFMLLAAWLAGTQLAASELIMVRSTQSFPETMLAVQKAISDHGYTVSRVQRVDVGLTASGYETDRYRVVFFGRGDEVQAITERHPEMIPYLPWKIVLFAEEEETLMITYDPESFSAFFPDEALARTFAAWREDIHHILEQVLHAE
- a CDS encoding tetratricopeptide repeat protein; this translates as MSELIRLLGPPHIERDGTRLPGPRGAKAWALFAYLVLRREAPGRRHLAELFFTEAEDPLAALRWNLSELRRAFARPDAFRGDPVELRLGGGVEVDVLRLLSATPEDLAAMVITGGELLEAISLDSNPAFEPWLLAERRRLATVVEAALREQVLLRLAADDGIEASRTAARLVAANPFEEGHHELLVRSFLAAGDRDAAAGHVQACTDLFRRELGVEPSRRLRDLLGAGAVGAALPVGGSATARAQMEAGEAALAAGATQAGIDLLRGAARQAAAVGDDALSVRVGLALGGALVHTMRGHEEAATVLHKAADAACRLGDRVMAATAYREIAFIDVQACRRQRARVWLDRAEAAAEGWHDELASIHGVRGMELSDAADYPEAITRLEQSLDHARRIQGQRQAALSDSLLGRVYLLTGRYAEARAHLERAAQAAERVRWLAFRPWPEALLAEVDIEEARLDAARDRLEHAFAMACQLGDPCWEGVAARGLGVLEARRGDHDLALTWLVDARHRCLRPASPYQWVHGWILDGLADVARVGNALQAADWARALESLATRGAMREFAVRACLHRHGLGDSQAMRAARVLAADIDNPQLRQRIH
- a CDS encoding DUF4242 domain-containing protein, whose translation is MPRYVIERKLGDVSEAQLQEAAAYSKQVRETQFPDVGWDRSYVVKTDAGLHTFCIYEADNPERVVEHARAARLPADAIHEVVMVVDPAAL
- a CDS encoding group I truncated hemoglobin, producing the protein MSLYEEIGGEQSIQTALDRFYDKVMDDRRVSRFFDGLDVQRIKHKQKAFLSMAFGGPADYDGRDLRAAHERAVSQGLREAEYEVFMGHFRDTLEELGVPDPKIRQILDIAATGRDDVLNR
- a CDS encoding glutathione S-transferase codes for the protein MKYELFYWPSIQGRGEFVRLALEAAGADYVDVAREDMQAMLDVLEDPGLARPPFAPPFLRAGRRIIAQTANILHFLGPRLGLAPESGATRLWLHQLQLTVEDLLVDVHETHHPAGAALYYEDQMPEAKRRALYFTMERGPELLGYFERVLARNTSGRGYMAGRSLTYVDLSMFQIMAGLRYAFPAMMTRLDPSLPGLTALHERVARHPAVAAYLQSGRRIAFNEDGIFRRYPELDG
- a CDS encoding c-type cytochrome; this translates as MRRRTLGWFVAWLLPSLLAASPLWGQAVPEGEQLYTRNCAACHGSDGRGGVGVPLALEDFLANVPDSYLFATIRHGRPGRVMPAFDRLSDTEVQAIVDYIRDFGPPAPELSTAPVIGDPRRGEALFGTHCASCHGARGEGSPGTGVTFSRPRDLPILAPALNNPGFLKAATDAMIKRTLMQGREGTPMPSVTDLGLEEGDIDDIVSFVRSFEDRPPPVTAIRLEADSPVLMYESNHDFATTLENVKRAAVGMNFRIIREQYLDEGMVEPGRENRQQQMVYFCNFQQINEALAIDPRVGLFMPCRVTVVERDGVVQVMSINPKYLSPLFNNSYLNQLCDEMYAFYRDILEEATL